One segment of Streptomyces sp. TG1A-8 DNA contains the following:
- a CDS encoding lysozyme, which yields MTRDRTPTRRRAGAVAAATAALALAGAEPASAGPPAHAAHAAHTAHTAHTAHTAHTARRPRGHDVSSHQGAVDWSAARAGGARFTYVKATESTTYRNPYFSGQYTGARKAGLIRGAYHFALPDRSSGARQAAYFVRHGGGWRADGRTLPPALDIEYNPYKRKHPCYGLGRSRMVRWIRSFSDEVRRRTGRRPVIYTTAHWWRDCTGDSRAFARSHALWIARHGSSGPGALPGGWRYWTFWQRGTRGRLPGDQDLFNGSTGRLRSFARGR from the coding sequence ATGACCCGCGACCGCACACCCACCCGCCGTCGCGCGGGCGCCGTCGCGGCGGCCACCGCGGCGCTCGCCCTCGCGGGCGCCGAGCCCGCGTCGGCCGGACCGCCGGCGCACGCGGCGCACGCGGCGCATACGGCGCATACGGCGCATACGGCACACACGGCACACACGGCGCGTCGGCCCCGGGGGCACGACGTGTCCTCGCACCAGGGTGCCGTCGACTGGTCCGCCGCCCGCGCCGGGGGCGCCCGGTTCACCTACGTCAAGGCGACCGAGTCCACCACCTACCGCAACCCCTATTTCAGCGGGCAGTACACCGGCGCGCGCAAGGCGGGACTGATCCGGGGCGCGTACCACTTCGCGCTTCCGGACCGGTCCTCGGGCGCCCGGCAGGCCGCCTATTTCGTGCGGCACGGCGGCGGCTGGCGGGCCGACGGCCGGACCCTGCCGCCCGCGCTCGACATCGAATACAACCCGTACAAGCGGAAGCACCCGTGCTACGGGCTGGGCCGGTCGCGGATGGTGCGCTGGATCCGTTCCTTCAGCGACGAGGTCCGCCGGCGGACCGGCCGCCGCCCGGTGATCTACACCACCGCCCACTGGTGGCGCGACTGCACCGGCGACAGCCGCGCGTTCGCCCGGAGCCACGCCCTGTGGATCGCCCGCCACGGCAGCTCGGGCCCGGGAGCGCTGCCGGGCGGATGGCGCTACTGGACCTTCTGGCAGCGCGGCACGAGGGGCCGGCTGCCGGGTGACCAGGATCTCTTCAACGGGTCGACGGGCCGGCTGCGGTCCTTCGCGCGGGGCCGCTAG
- a CDS encoding class II aldolase/adducin family protein, whose protein sequence is MAEPRRNTEDEEARAWEELVATARRSVADGLVVGTSGNVSARVGDVVLVTPSGVPYDRLTPGDLTGVGLDGRQVRGTLVPTSELPMHLAVYRTTGARAVVHTHAVHATAVSALVPELPLVHYMAAALGGPVRVAPYATYGTDELAENMLRALAGRSGCLLQNHGTVTYGDTLDQAYDRTAQLEWMCRLWLVASSVPALTPSVLTEAQLAQAGERLRGYGQRR, encoded by the coding sequence ATGGCTGAGCCGCGACGGAACACGGAAGACGAAGAAGCGCGCGCCTGGGAGGAACTGGTCGCGACGGCCCGCCGGTCGGTCGCCGACGGCCTCGTGGTCGGCACCTCGGGGAACGTCTCGGCGCGCGTCGGGGACGTTGTCCTCGTCACGCCCTCGGGCGTGCCCTACGACCGGCTGACCCCCGGCGACCTCACCGGCGTCGGTCTCGACGGGCGCCAGGTGCGGGGCACCCTGGTGCCGACCAGCGAACTGCCCATGCACCTGGCGGTCTACCGCACCACCGGCGCCCGCGCCGTCGTCCACACCCACGCCGTGCACGCCACCGCCGTCTCCGCCCTCGTGCCCGAGCTGCCGCTGGTCCACTACATGGCCGCCGCCCTCGGCGGACCCGTCCGGGTCGCCCCCTACGCCACCTACGGCACCGACGAACTGGCCGAGAACATGCTGCGCGCCCTCGCCGGCCGCTCCGGCTGCCTCCTGCAGAACCACGGCACGGTCACCTACGGCGACACCCTCGACCAGGCCTACGACCGCACCGCCCAACTGGAGTGGATGTGCCGCCTGTGGCTGGTGGCGTCCTCGGTGCCCGCACTGACGCCTTCCGTGCTGACGGAGGCACAACTCGCCCAGGCGGGGGAACGCTTGAGGGGGTACGGCCAACGGAGGTGA
- a CDS encoding alpha/beta hydrolase, whose protein sequence is MRTVKATATALGAVLAAGAASVAAGRLASDAALKAPAGRPLPTEPRLTVHGTAAGHITLTRDLATLRPGVYGLAGDGSHAVVGPVAKSAEHTADTVVRRLERVTHGTFAAGDAVWLTPNVYVGNPGDALGLECADVDVPGELGALPAWFVPAHRDTWVIAVHGLGATREQAMNVMPFLHDRRLPVLALAYRGDPGAPRSPDGLHHLGETEWRDVDAAIRHAVRHGARRVVLLGWSTGATMALHAARHSPLRHHIAGLVLDSPVLSWEATLRALARARHTPPPLLPLAVRAAQGRAGLHADRAAATGDPGLPAVPMLVVHGPDDRVAPWEHSRRFAARFAGHVVLHTVRGAPHAAMWNADPEQYEERLRRFLTPLM, encoded by the coding sequence GTGCGCACCGTCAAAGCGACCGCCACCGCCCTCGGCGCCGTCCTGGCCGCCGGCGCGGCGTCCGTGGCCGCCGGCCGGCTCGCCAGCGACGCGGCGCTGAAGGCGCCCGCGGGCCGTCCGCTGCCCACCGAACCCCGGCTCACCGTGCACGGCACGGCCGCGGGCCACATCACGCTCACCCGTGACCTGGCCACGCTGCGCCCCGGGGTCTACGGCCTCGCCGGTGACGGCTCCCACGCGGTCGTCGGCCCCGTCGCGAAATCGGCCGAGCACACCGCCGACACCGTCGTACGCCGCCTGGAGCGCGTCACGCACGGCACCTTCGCGGCCGGTGACGCCGTGTGGCTCACCCCGAACGTGTACGTCGGCAATCCGGGAGACGCCCTCGGCCTCGAGTGCGCCGACGTCGACGTGCCCGGCGAACTCGGCGCCCTGCCCGCCTGGTTCGTGCCCGCCCACCGGGACACCTGGGTGATCGCCGTGCACGGCCTGGGGGCCACCCGCGAACAGGCCATGAACGTCATGCCGTTCCTGCACGACCGCCGCCTGCCGGTACTGGCCCTCGCCTACCGCGGCGACCCCGGTGCCCCGCGCTCCCCGGACGGCCTGCACCACCTCGGCGAGACCGAGTGGCGCGACGTGGACGCCGCGATCCGCCACGCCGTCCGCCACGGCGCCCGCCGGGTCGTCCTCCTGGGCTGGTCCACCGGCGCCACCATGGCCCTGCACGCGGCCCGGCACTCCCCGCTGCGCCACCACATCGCCGGGCTGGTGCTCGACTCGCCGGTGCTCAGCTGGGAGGCCACCCTGCGCGCCCTCGCCCGGGCCCGGCACACCCCCCCACCGCTGCTCCCGCTCGCCGTCCGGGCCGCCCAGGGCCGGGCCGGCCTGCACGCCGACCGGGCCGCAGCGACCGGGGACCCCGGCCTGCCGGCCGTGCCGATGCTGGTCGTCCACGGCCCGGACGACCGGGTGGCCCCCTGGGAGCACTCCCGCCGCTTCGCCGCCCGCTTCGCCGGCCACGTGGTCCTGCACACGGTGCGCGGCGCCCCGCACGCGGCGATGTGGAACGCGGACCCCGAACAGTACGAGGAGCGCCTTCGCCGGTTCCTGACGCCGCTGATGTGA
- the abc-f gene encoding ribosomal protection-like ABC-F family protein, which yields MISASGIELRAGARVLLENATFRVVKGDRIGLVGRNGAGKTTLTKCLAGEGIPAAGTIARSGEVGYLPQDPRTGDLDILARDRILSARGLDVLIRKMRENEQRIANGQGATREKALRQYERQETEFLTKGGYAAEAEAATIAAALNLPDRVLGQPLHTLSGGQRRRIELARILFSDADTLLLDEPTNHLDADSIVWLRDYLKTYRGGFIVISHDVDLVETVVNKVFYLDANRSTIDVYNMGWKLYQQQREADEKRRRRERANAEKKAAALNAQADKMRAKATKTVAAQNMARRAEKLLSGLEDVRQSDKVAKLRFPEPAPCGKTPLMAEGLSKSYGSLEIFTDVDLAIDKGSRVVILGLNGAGKTTLLRLLAGVEQPDTGAVVPGHGLKLGYYAQEHETLDADRTVLENMRSAAPDMDLVEVRKVLGSFLFSGDDVDKPAGVLSGGEKTRLALATLVVSSANVLLLDEPTNNLDPASREEILGALRTYQGAVVLVTHDEGAVEALQPERIILLPDGVEDLWSSGYADLVALA from the coding sequence GTGATCTCCGCCTCCGGTATCGAGCTGCGCGCCGGTGCGCGCGTCCTCCTCGAGAACGCCACCTTCCGCGTCGTCAAGGGCGACCGCATCGGCCTCGTCGGCCGCAACGGCGCCGGCAAGACCACACTCACCAAGTGCCTCGCCGGCGAGGGCATCCCCGCGGCCGGCACCATCGCCCGCTCCGGCGAGGTCGGTTACCTCCCGCAGGACCCCCGCACCGGCGACCTCGACATCCTCGCCCGCGACCGCATCCTCTCCGCCCGCGGCCTCGACGTCCTGATCCGCAAGATGCGCGAGAACGAGCAGCGCATCGCCAACGGCCAGGGCGCCACCCGCGAGAAGGCCCTCCGGCAGTACGAGCGCCAGGAGACGGAGTTCCTCACCAAGGGCGGGTACGCCGCCGAGGCCGAGGCCGCCACCATCGCCGCCGCGCTCAACCTGCCCGACCGCGTGCTCGGCCAGCCCCTGCACACGCTCTCCGGCGGTCAGCGCCGCCGGATCGAGCTGGCCCGCATCCTCTTCTCCGACGCCGACACCCTGCTGCTGGACGAGCCGACCAACCACCTCGACGCCGACTCGATCGTCTGGCTGCGGGACTACCTGAAGACCTACCGCGGCGGCTTCATCGTGATCTCCCACGACGTCGACCTGGTCGAGACGGTCGTCAACAAGGTCTTCTACCTGGACGCCAACCGGTCGACGATCGACGTCTACAACATGGGCTGGAAGCTCTACCAGCAGCAGCGCGAGGCCGACGAGAAGCGCCGCAGGCGCGAGCGCGCCAACGCGGAGAAGAAGGCCGCCGCGCTGAACGCGCAGGCCGACAAGATGCGCGCCAAGGCCACCAAGACCGTCGCCGCGCAGAACATGGCCCGCCGCGCCGAGAAGCTGCTCTCCGGCCTGGAGGACGTCCGCCAGTCCGACAAGGTCGCCAAGCTCCGCTTCCCGGAGCCCGCGCCCTGCGGCAAGACCCCGCTGATGGCCGAGGGGCTGTCGAAGTCGTACGGCTCGCTGGAGATCTTCACCGACGTCGACCTGGCCATCGACAAGGGTTCCCGGGTCGTCATCCTCGGCCTCAACGGCGCCGGCAAGACCACCCTGCTGCGCCTCCTCGCCGGTGTCGAGCAGCCGGATACCGGCGCGGTCGTCCCCGGCCACGGCCTCAAGCTCGGCTACTACGCCCAGGAGCACGAGACCCTGGACGCCGACCGCACGGTCCTGGAGAACATGCGCTCGGCCGCCCCGGACATGGACCTCGTGGAGGTCCGCAAGGTGCTGGGCTCCTTCCTGTTCTCCGGCGACGACGTCGACAAGCCGGCCGGGGTCCTCTCCGGCGGTGAGAAGACCCGTCTCGCCCTGGCCACCCTGGTCGTCTCCTCGGCGAACGTGCTGCTGCTGGACGAGCCGACCAACAACCTCGACCCGGCCAGCCGCGAGGAGATCCTCGGCGCCCTGCGCACCTACCAGGGCGCGGTCGTCCTCGTCACCCACGACGAGGGCGCCGTCGAGGCGCTCCAGCCGGAACGGATCATCCTCCTGCCGGACGGCGTGGAGGACCTGTGGAGCTCCGGCTACGCGGATCTCGTCGCCCTGGCGTGA
- a CDS encoding helix-turn-helix domain-containing protein, which yields MAETLKKGSRVTGAARDKLAADLKKKYDSGASIRALAEETGRSYGFVHRMLSESGVTLRGRGGATRGKKAASS from the coding sequence GTGGCCGAGACTCTGAAGAAGGGCAGCCGGGTGACCGGCGCCGCGCGCGACAAGCTCGCGGCAGACCTGAAGAAGAAGTACGACTCCGGTGCGAGCATCCGGGCGCTGGCCGAGGAGACCGGCCGCTCGTATGGCTTCGTGCACCGGATGCTCAGCGAGTCGGGCGTCACGCTGCGTGGGCGTGGCGGAGCGACCCGGGGCAAGAAGGCCGCATCGTCCTGA
- a CDS encoding enoyl-CoA hydratase/isomerase family protein, whose translation MASPDQDLAPALDKDGVRLTVDDALATVTLTNPAKRNAQSPALWRALAEAGRLLPGSVRVVVLRGEGKSFSAGLDRQMFTPEGIPGEPTFIELARRDDAGLDAAITAYQEAFTWWRRNDIVSVAAVQGHAVGAGFQLALACDLRVVADDVQFAMRETSLGLVPDLTGTHPLVGLVGYARALEICATGRFVQAEEAVVSGLANLAVPAGELDGAVADLAAALLAAPRDAVVETKALLRGAADRTYDEQRAAERAAQARRLRDLAGVGE comes from the coding sequence ATGGCTTCGCCCGACCAGGACCTCGCTCCTGCACTCGACAAGGACGGCGTACGGCTCACCGTCGACGACGCGCTCGCCACGGTGACGCTGACCAACCCGGCCAAGCGCAACGCGCAGAGCCCCGCCCTGTGGCGGGCGCTGGCCGAAGCGGGCCGGCTGCTGCCGGGCTCCGTCCGCGTCGTCGTGCTGCGCGGCGAGGGCAAGTCCTTCTCCGCCGGACTGGACCGCCAGATGTTCACTCCGGAGGGGATCCCGGGCGAGCCAACCTTCATCGAGCTCGCGCGCCGCGACGACGCCGGGCTCGATGCGGCCATCACCGCGTACCAGGAGGCGTTCACCTGGTGGCGACGGAACGACATCGTGTCCGTCGCCGCCGTACAAGGACATGCCGTGGGCGCCGGGTTCCAGCTCGCGCTCGCCTGCGACCTGCGGGTCGTCGCCGACGACGTGCAGTTCGCCATGCGCGAGACCAGCCTGGGCCTCGTCCCGGACCTGACCGGCACGCACCCGCTGGTCGGGCTGGTCGGCTACGCCCGCGCGCTGGAGATCTGCGCGACCGGGCGCTTCGTCCAGGCCGAGGAGGCGGTCGTGTCCGGGCTGGCCAACCTCGCGGTGCCGGCCGGCGAACTCGACGGCGCGGTCGCGGACCTGGCCGCGGCGCTGCTGGCCGCCCCGCGCGACGCCGTGGTGGAGACCAAGGCGCTGCTGCGCGGTGCCGCCGACCGCACCTACGACGAGCAGCGCGCGGCCGAACGGGCCGCCCAGGCGCGGCGGCTGCGGGACCTGGCCGGCGTCGGCGAGTGA
- a CDS encoding nucleopolyhedrovirus P10 family protein codes for MTAADGWTGEVRRQLGLGRLLPLGGAGDGAWITEAAAGAVLRRAAAREVPGARLGALRIALADPQKVGEPVVPPPPSGLPPGALRVTADFAAGAVEPLPVTAARLRESLATAAALRLGLTVTEVDLRVTDLLAADRPAPEEPAPRAPTARATADPVASRVAAAALAVPGVTRLTGSLGGLGRAVHVEEHAQAAALPHRHVRVELATGADQRAVDVARRVRAAVRDALEDHPTVSVLVTGVD; via the coding sequence ATGACGGCGGCAGACGGATGGACCGGGGAAGTGCGGCGGCAGCTGGGGCTGGGCAGGCTGCTGCCGCTCGGCGGTGCCGGCGACGGCGCGTGGATCACGGAGGCCGCGGCCGGGGCCGTGCTCAGGCGCGCGGCGGCGCGCGAAGTGCCGGGAGCGCGGCTGGGGGCGCTGCGGATCGCGCTCGCCGATCCGCAGAAGGTCGGGGAGCCGGTGGTGCCGCCGCCGCCGAGCGGCCTGCCGCCGGGCGCGCTGCGGGTGACGGCGGACTTCGCGGCCGGGGCCGTCGAGCCGCTGCCGGTGACGGCGGCCCGGCTGCGCGAGAGCCTGGCGACGGCCGCGGCGCTGCGCCTGGGCCTCACGGTCACGGAGGTGGACCTGCGGGTGACGGACCTGCTGGCGGCGGACCGGCCGGCCCCGGAGGAACCGGCGCCGCGGGCGCCGACCGCCCGCGCGACGGCTGATCCGGTCGCGTCCCGGGTGGCCGCCGCCGCGCTCGCGGTGCCCGGAGTCACCCGTCTGACGGGGTCACTGGGCGGTCTGGGCCGGGCGGTGCACGTCGAGGAGCACGCGCAGGCCGCGGCACTGCCGCACCGGCACGTGCGGGTGGAGCTGGCGACGGGCGCGGACCAGCGGGCGGTGGACGTGGCCCGGCGGGTCCGCGCGGCCGTACGGGACGCGCTGGAGGATCACCCGACGGTGTCGGTTCTGGTCACCGGGGTGGACTGA
- a CDS encoding SDR family oxidoreductase encodes MDLGLKDRVYVVTGATRGLGNAAARELVADGAKVVVTGRAGERVAEAAAELGPNAVGVAVDNADAGAPERLIAAAREHFGGFHGILVSVGGPPPGFVADNTDEQWREAFESVFLGAVRLARTAAAELAAGGVVGFVLSGSVHEPIPGLTVSNGLRPGLAGFAKSIADELGPRGIRVVGLLPARIDTDRVRELDALSADPVATRTANESRIPLRRYGRPEEFGRVAAFLLSPAASYLTGVMVPVDGGMRHGF; translated from the coding sequence ATGGATCTAGGACTGAAGGACCGGGTGTACGTGGTCACCGGTGCCACGCGCGGGCTGGGCAACGCCGCCGCGAGGGAACTGGTCGCCGACGGGGCGAAGGTGGTCGTCACCGGCCGTGCCGGGGAGCGGGTCGCCGAGGCCGCCGCCGAACTGGGCCCGAACGCGGTGGGCGTGGCCGTCGACAACGCCGACGCCGGAGCCCCCGAGCGGCTGATCGCGGCCGCCCGGGAGCACTTCGGCGGCTTCCACGGCATCCTCGTCAGCGTCGGCGGGCCGCCGCCCGGGTTCGTCGCGGACAACACGGACGAGCAGTGGCGCGAGGCGTTCGAATCGGTGTTCCTCGGCGCGGTGCGGCTCGCCCGCACCGCGGCGGCCGAGCTGGCGGCGGGCGGGGTCGTCGGGTTCGTGCTGTCCGGTTCGGTGCACGAGCCGATCCCGGGGCTGACCGTGTCCAACGGGCTGCGGCCGGGGCTCGCGGGGTTCGCCAAGTCGATCGCCGACGAACTGGGACCGCGCGGGATCCGTGTGGTGGGGCTGCTGCCGGCCCGGATCGACACCGACCGCGTGCGGGAGCTGGACGCGCTGTCCGCGGACCCGGTGGCCACGCGCACGGCCAACGAGTCCCGGATCCCGCTGCGCCGGTACGGCCGGCCGGAGGAGTTCGGCCGGGTCGCCGCGTTCCTGCTGTCCCCCGCCGCGTCCTACCTGACGGGCGTCATGGTGCCGGTGGACGGGGGCATGCGGCACGGTTTCTGA